Genomic DNA from Roseburia intestinalis L1-82:
AATATATATGGCATATTTTTTTTCACATTTTTCCTCCGCACTGTCATATTTCTTTCTAATTATAGTACTTTTTGATCTATTTTCCAAGCACCTGATTGCGGTATTCGTTCGCCGATACCCCAACCTGTTTTTTGAACACGCGCGAAAAATGCGCCAGATTCAGGTTGGCGCACATGCACTCGATCGCCTCTTCTAACTCGTCCATATTCGACGGCTTCAGCAAAAAACGCGTCACACCAAGCCGTATCGCTTCCTTGGCATATTCAAAATCGCGATACCCGGTAAGCACGCTCACTTCAAGATCCGGAAACTGTGAATTTAATGCTGCAATCATCTGCAGACCATTCATCTCCGGCATACAGATATCCATAAAAACAATATCAGGTCTTTCTTTTTCAATCAGATTCTTTCTTTCCGTTCCATCATTTGCGGTCGCAACAACACGGCAGTTCCAGCGCTCCCACGGAATACTTCTTGAAAGTCCCTCCACAATGATCGGCTCATCATCTACCAGCAATACCTTATACATGCATTGTTCTCCCCTTCTCTTTATATACCAAAATCGACGATCCCAAAGGGCTCGCCGATTCTGATTCATGGGCTTTAGCCTGTTGAGTGCATCGGAGTTTCTCCCAACGGAGAAATGGAGATGTGCGAAACAATAAACCACCTGCTATGCGGGTGGTGCAACAAATTTGTTATACAAAAAAATCACCTTTCCGCTAAAATAGAGTTGTTCAGGCTACTATTTAACGAAAGGAAAGGTGATTTTAATGGCAAATCAAACAAATTCTATGGCACATACAAAATGGATGTGCAAATATCATATTGTATTCACACCAAAATACAGAAGAAAAGTAATATACAATCAGTACAAAGAAGATATCAGAGATATTATCAAAGCATTGTGTAAGTATAAAGGTGTGGAAATAATAGAAGGACACTTAATGCCAGATCATATCCATATGTTGGTAAGTATTCCACCGAAATATAGTATATCACAGTTTATGGGATATTTAAAAGGAAAAAGTCACATTGTCCTTGCACTCCAGGTAAAAAGCGTTTACTATAACAATTGATTTTAAAAGTAATTACCATGTAACCTGCAGGAGGATTTTATCAATGAAAGTTTATGTATGTTTCCCGGAAGGAAAGGCGAAAGCACTGACTATGAGCTACGATGACGGCAAAATTCAGGATGAGCGCCTTGTTTCCATTTTTAACCGCTATGGTATACGGGGAACTTTTAATTTAAATTACGGAATGATCGATAAAGAAGGTCTCATTCCGCCGCGCATCAAAAGTTCACGGATCAATGAACTTTACGCCGGACATGAAATCGCAACCCATACCATGACCCACCCGACCATTGCACGCTGTCCAATGACGGAAGTTGCCGAAGAAATTTTAGCTGACCGCAAAGGCTTAGAGCAGATCACCGGCCGCATCATCCGCGGACATGCTTATCCAAACGGATCTTACAATGAAGAAATCAAACAGTTATTCCGCCAGCTTGGCATTGCATATGCCCGCGTCGTAGAACCGGCAGCTGACTTTACACTTCCAACCGACCCTCTTGAATGGCATCCGACCTGTCATCATGATGCACCGGATCTGATGGAAAAAGCTGAATTTTTTGCAGAATTCAAGAAAAAACAATATTTAAAATTAATGTATGTCTGGGGACACAGTTATGAATTTGACAATCATGATAACTGGAATGTCATTGAAGATTTCTGTGCCTATATGGGCGGCAGAAATGATATCTGGTATGCAACCAACATCGAGATCATTGATTATATGGATGCCGCCAGACGTCTGATTTTCTCAGCAGACTGCAGAAGAGTCTACAATCCGAATGCCATCAGTGTCTGGCTTGAAATTGACGGAGATACTGTGATAGAAGTAAAAGGCGGCACCTGCCTGGAAATTTAATCATAACCTTCTTAATCATCATGCTTTTTTCGCTCTGTCGTTTTTCGTATAAACTGTTTTACCAGTTCATAAACAAGAAATCCAAACAGTCCGCCAATCGTATTTAAGATCAGGTCATCTACATCAAGACTTCCGACCTTGAACACAAGCTGCAGTATTTCCACAACAAGACTCAATTCAAAGCTGTAAAGCACCGTATACCGCAGTTTTCTGCACCGTTCATAGTAGATTGGCAAAAAAGTTCCAAATGGCATGAATGCAATGATATTTCCCACAAGGTTTAAAACCACTGCATAAGTACCGAGAACTTTTCGATAACGTATGAAACGCATGATTTCTTTTAATGGCACAAGATTATAGTGATATGCTCTCTCACTGTAAGTCCGTCCCATTTTTTCTGAAAAGAATAAGAAATAAAACAACACCGCAAAATAAACAGTGAACAATACGCCGGCAATCAGCCGGCGTCTTTTTTTTCTGTCATCCATCGCATTATTTACATCCATACTGTTCATAGTATGCATCAATTGCTTTTTTTATCTCATCATTAATGACAATTTTGCCCTGACACTCCTTATTGTAAAGATGTTCTACGACCTCTTCCATTGTTACAATCGCATTTGTCGGAAAACCATAAGTTTCCCGGATTTCATCAAGTGCACTCATTTTACCGCCAAGTCCCATTTCCATACGGTTTAAAGAAACCATCAGGCCAACGATCTCAACATTTGCAGCTCCTCTTACTTTCGGAACTGTCTCCTCCATGGATTTACCGGATGTTGTAACATCCTCGATCATGACAACACGGTCACCATCTTTTAAACTGCTTCCAAGGAAACTTCCCTTATCTGCTCCGTGGTCTTTTTCTTCTTTTCTATCCGAACAGTAACGGACTTCTTTTCCATACAATTTGCTGAATGCAACTGCTGTTACAACACTGATCGGGATTCCCTTGTATGCCGGTCCGAATAATACATCAAAATCATCTCCATACTTCTCATGGATCGCCTTTGCGTAATACTCACCAAGACGCATTAACTGTGAACCTGTCACATAAGCTCCTGCATTCATAAAAAATGGGGATTTGCGTCCACTCTTTAATGTAAACTCTCCAAATTTGAGCACATCACTCTCAACCATAAACTCGATAAATTCCTGCTTGTACTGTTCCATTTTATCTACGACCTCCTGTTTAACTTCCTTAATATCGATTGTTTGCACCTGATTCTCTCGTGTCTTCACAATTATTTTTATACTATCATAAGTGTCTTGGAATCTCAATCTCTTTTAACTTCATTTTTTAACCTGTAGAAAAGACATTAGAATTTTTATCAGACAAGACCCTATTTTAAATCTTCTGTTTCATAACATATCTGTCTATTCCGTCAGTTCTCCTATCACTGTGATAAATCTTTGCTCTGTAAGACCGGAACTTTCTATGGTAAATATAACTCCATCTTTTTCAAAAACAGCGACATAACTATACCCGCCAGTCTGCCCGATCGGATAACATCCCGCTGTGACCGTAATCCCATGCACCAGAGACGTGGCTAAATGTGTATCTGTAAATCTTGTCACGATCCCGGATTCCGTTGTACGAACTCCGATTTTCAATGTACGTTCTCCACTTTCATCCGAATAGATCAGACTATTATTATCATCCACTGCTTCTCCTGCTTTATCATATCCAACATGATAAACACCATCCGACAGAATGAATCCATCCGGAATGGAAGTCGGACAGATCTTTGTTCCAAAATATTCTTCCAGCCCTGCTGCATCATAAGAAACAATCTGATACGGTTCTGCTACATCATAGGCTATACTTTCCATTTCGCGAATCTCATTAAAGATCAGACCGGTATCCTCTTCTGCTTTTTCCACCCCTGCCTCATCCGCTGATCCGGCTGCTGTACTTCCATACATACCATCATAATCATTGAAAACCGTATCCACAGAGTTATTTTTGTTTCCTGAATATCCATTCCTGATCCTTCCATAAAACATTCCTGCACCGATGATCAGCACAAATGCTGTCATACACATCGCCGCCGAAATAGTGATATGCGCAGGCTGTTCCTTCTCTAAAGGGATTTTTTCTCTTATAACATAAAACATCCGCTTCATCCGTGATTTTGATTTTATCTCAACTTCCGCATCTGAAACATACTTTGGATCAATATGCCCGAATGCATCAATCAGATCATCTGCTTTCACTGCTCACACCTCGATTCCTTCCTGAGCAAGACATTTCCGTAAACTTTCCCTTGAACGCATCAGAGACGATTTTACCTTGCTCTCACTGACGGAGAATCTCTTTGCGATTTCAGCTATACTGTCAAAATACCAGTACCTCCGCACAAAGATCCTGCGGTTTTCTGTCTTCATCCCAGCCAGAAAACGGTTAATCATCTCCGCAAGTTCCATATTTTCCACATGTAACTCCATATTTTCACCGGAAATACAGTCCTGCATCTCTTCATATATGTAAGAAATTTCACCCTCTCCACGCTTTTTCGAATGATTTTTCCGGTAGCGGTCTAAGGATAGATTTCTTGTAATCGCTCCTAAAAACGCCTGCAATATCCCCGGCCGCTCTGTCGGCATGGAATTCCACGCCCGGAACCATGTATCATTCATACACTCTTCACAATCACTTTCATTGTGCAGTACATTCTGTGCTATCTTGTGACAATATGCTCCGTATTTCTGCTGTGAGCATGTAATTGCCCTCTGATCTCTGACCCAGTATAACTCAATAATCTTTTCATCCTCTAAAAACTGCCCCACGATCCGAATTATATCCTCCTGTAATGTTTATCCTGTTCTGTTATGATTTTACAGAGCATCTGCCGCACCAATAAAAACAGGTATCCCATTCTCCCTGTCTATGATCGCATAGACAAATGGCCTGTCCAGCACAACATTTTCCACTGCCTCCAGACACCCCATTGTTTCCACTTCCACAACTGTTGCCGCCCCGGCCTTTGTACCAAGTTCATTCACTTCAATCTTTGTCCGGTGCAATACCCGGCTGATATACAGATTATCCCCATTTTTACAATTCCCCATCTGTGAAAAATCTGCTAATTTCTCATCAAATGCATCATGCATTCCCATTCTGTCTAAAACTTCCGCTAATTCTTTCTGCGTCTCCGCCTTAAACTTTGGCATACCTGTTTGCACTATTGTATCATTTGCCTGAGCAATTGTCTTTAGAAAAGTTTCTCCATTCATCTGACTGATATAATCTCTGATATCCATATTCTCATCCGGAAGCAGTGCAACAAAGTCAAAGCCTTCTTTATACGGCTTGATAAATCCAACGGCATGCTCTTCCTTCAGAAAAGAATATTCCTCCGAATACATCATTGATACTGTTGAATGATTACCATCAATATCATAAAAATCAGCATCATGCACCTGTTCCTTTTCATACGGGTCCTTCCACTCCCCCTCAAATGCCACTGCATTTACAAGATACATAATAGCATATGGCGGTATCTGATCCATGATATCTTTGATCATTCCATCCGTGCGCCGGTCGATCCAGCGATTGATATCCTTTGTCGTTTTTTTATCAAAAGCCGAGGCAAAGATATCTGCCTGATAAAATTCAGCGTTTAACTTCAGAAAATCATCTGCCGGTACAAAGTTCTCATCAGAATCTTTGTACCAGATAGAATTCGCTGTATATAAATGATTATTTTTTTCCTTTGGCATGGAACTTTGCAGACGCTGCAGCTCCCGATTGAGAAGATCAAGCGAGCAGTCTGCCGTACCGCAAAGTACACTCTCCATCTGTTCCAAAGTCTCGCCTGATGCTCCGTTTGCAGTCATGGCAAGCGCATTTATCACGGAATATGGTGATATCATTGTATTTTTTCCAGCTTCATAGCTATTTTGAAAAGCCTTTATTGCAAAATCAGCATAACTGTCCGCAAATATTTTGTCTGATTTTTCATCCGATGGCAGCATCTGAACATTATCTCCGGATTTTCCAGTATCTTCTTTCGTTACATTCAATTCCCTTGTCGATCCTGAAAGATGCATGCCTTCTACATTAGAACACGCAGCTGTCCCTGATAACAGAATACCAGCTGTTAAAAATAATGCTACTATCTTTTTTGCTCTTTTTTTCATCTTCTCTTCCTCCATTGTATCTGTTTCCTGTTGTTTCATTGCTCTTCTATAGAAAAAGACGCAAATGGGTAACTGCCCGTTGCGTCTTTTTCCAATTTTTTCCAGCATAGAATTTGCCTTACTATATTTTCCAGTCCCCATGTAACACATCGCTGTAAGACAATCTAATTCGTCATTTTCTACTGAAATCTTCTTTCTGATCTTTTCCAGCTCTTTCGGTCTCAACATCATTCGCGATAAGTATATCATATTTCACCAGTCGTTTTCCACATAACCGTAAAAAAGTAAAAAACCATATGATACATTTTCTATATGTATCACATGGCTTTACTTATTACTTTACTTATTACTTTACTTATTACTTTACTTATTGCTTTTCAACTGAAACAATTGTTCCCGAAAATGCATCCACTTCTGAAAGTTCCCCGGTATATGTTACTTTTACTTTATCTCCAACAGAAACATTTTCCAATCCCTGTGGTTTTGCATCAAAACTTAATTCATAGGAAGCACCACTATCATCTGTCACAATAAACATAAAATCTTTGATCTCGTCCACCGTTCCATTCAGTGTTTTCTCTTCGCCTGTTACCGCTTCAGCTGTATTTTCCGGTACAGATTCAGTCTGTATCTCTGTTTCAGCGTTACCCTCTGCACCAGCCTGCTGTTCTTTCTGCATATTATCCTCTGCCTGTACTTCCTGCTGCACTTCATTTCCGGAATCAGCACGATTCGTGCTTCCACATGCTGTAAATATGGACATACACATTACCGTTGCTAATACATAAATTGTTTTTTTTCTCATTCTGAATATCCTCCTGCGTGTTCTTATTACTTATCATTTGTAAGTTTCATTTATTTAGATAAAATAATAGTGAAAAAAGTTTCATAAAAAAAATTTTTTTTCACGTTTCCTCGTTCTGCAGGTTCATCCCAGTCCGTTCCGCTAAAATGAGAGGCATTCCAATGAAATGACGAATACTGACCTCTCCTGCCCGGAAAATAATAATTTGCTCCGCAGATGCATAATTTTTCACTCCATCAGAATCTCCTCCACCGTCACAAACGTATACCCCTCTTTTCCCAGTTCATCAATGATCGCAAATGCCGCTTTCACCGAAGATTCCGACGCATCGTGAAGCAGAATGATATCATTTTCCCCGACCTTGTCGATCACTCTTTTTGCGATCACCCCGGAATTGTCCGTCGCCCAGTCTTTCGGATCAACGTCCCACAGCACCTCGATCATTTTTGTCTCATAATCCAGATTACATTTCCAGCAGCCATACGGTGGTCTTATGTACTCCGGGTATTTCCCGGTGATATCATAGATAGCCGCGTTTGTCTTATCCACCTGCTCGATCGCCGCCGCATCGGAAAGGTTGCTTAAGTTGACATGTTCGTAAGAGTGTGTGCCGATCAGATGACCGCCGTCAGAGATGTCTTTTACAATCTCCGGATATTTTTCAACCTCTTTTCCCAGCAAAAAAAACGTGGCATTTACACCACGTTCTTTTAACCCCGTAAGAAGTTCTTCTGTATAATCCGGATTTGGGCCATCATCAAAAGTGATCGCCACCTTTTTTTCTGCGATATCTTCCAGTGCCGCAAAAGAAACGGTTTCTGCCGCCTTTCCATGATTTCCGCCCCACTGACAGACTGCTGCCGCGAAAATAACTGCGGCGATCAGAACATCTTTCGGATAACTATGTATTTTTTTATTATGAACCTCTCTCATAAATAAAAGCAATTTTTCTATCACAACGCCCCTGAACCGTTTGCTTTTCTCTTATTTGTAATATATGACTGGTGTTGTGGCTTTTATACATACTATTTTCTACCAAAAAGGCAGTTACCACTTCCTTGATAATCTCTATTCCTGCGCTGTTTTTTGCGCATCTCAAGTTTGTGCGTAAGCACAAATCTTGCGTGTGAAAAATCTTATTTTTCACACTAACTGCCCCATATCCTGTTCCCACTCAACTATACATAATCTTCTCGCTGTCAAAAATCTTTGCTAACCCGGCCGTCATAACCAGTGCATACAAAAGGTTTGCCACGATTGTTACCACAAAATTAACAGGCACAAGATCAAAGGAAAAAATTCCATTCATACACTGTACACTGTTATAAAACGGGATCAGATACCAGTAAACCTCCTTCGGCGCACCATCCCCGAACATCGTCGACACACCGATCAGCATGACGACGATCATCAGAGGCGAAACCATCGTTCCTGCCTCTTTGACGCTCTTTGCCAGGCCGGACATCAGGGAGATTGCACCGATAATTACCAGAACCGTACTTAAAATGACAAATAACAACAGTACATAATCCGTTCCACTGTAAACTGCAGCGCTCATCGCACCCGTCATACTGTCATCCTCAAGCGCCGCACCGCCCATCAGATTCGGAAGTGCCAGCATCGTGCCGATAAAGCTGGAAACTCCGCCCAAAAGTCCGATGACACTCAGACTTAAGACTTTTCCGACGGCAAGCTCGCTGCGTTTCATCGGTGTGACAAGCAGCGTTGCGATCGTTCCGCGCTCCTTTTCCCCGACGATGGATTCCGGGGCAACCGCCATACAGCCACTGAATAAAAATGACATCAAAAGCATCGGCAGAAGCATGGAAAAAAGCTGTGCAGAAGTATCTTTTTCCGTTGCAACATCATATTTCACACCTTCTTCGGCATTGATATCAAACTTATTTGCCAGAGAAGATTCATAATCATCAAAAACCTGATACATCTGATTGTAGATCGTCGACGATTCCGTCGAAACTGAATTATAGTACATGTTGATATCCGGTGCTGCCTGCGTGGTATCTAACGGATCATATGCAGCGACAGCCGCATCAAAATCCGACTGGAACACCATCAAAAGATCTGCTTCCTCCGCCTCGATCTTTTCTAAGACATCAGACTCTTTTTCTACTGTAATTTCCGTCACTTCCAGATCAGACTCTGTCTTTAAATAAGAAAACGCCTCCGGCAGATCCACCGTATAGATCTGATATACATAATCCTCCGAAGCGGCAAACTGCTTCATAATTCCCTGCCCCAGAAGCGTATACAAAATATAGATCATAAGCCCCGGCATTAAAATTGTGGTAAACACCAGTCTCTTATCTCCGAAAAAGCGGGCAAACTCTTTTTTCATGATTGCAATCATTTTTTTACTCATACTATCTCACCTGCCGTTTCCCGATAGATTTCAAAGAACTTATCCTCAAGTGGCATTTCCGCCGTCACATGGGAAAGCGTGTCACACAAAACCATTTTTCCGTTGATGATAATGCCGACACGGTCGCAGATCTTTTCGATCAGTGAAAAAATATGTGTTGATACAATGATCGTTTTTCCTTCTGCTTTCAATTCCTGCAGAAAATCGGTCACAACCTTCGCCGTGATAACATCAAGTCCGTTTGTCGGCTCATCAAAAATAATGATCTGCGGATCATGCACCAGTGAAATGATCAGGGATACTTTTTGTTTCATACCAGTGGAGAGATTTGCAACCTTCACTTCCGCAAACTCATCCACACCAAATTTCTGAAACAGGATACGTTTTCTCTCATCCCGCTCTGCCTGATCGACACCGTATAATTCTGAGAAAAAATCAAACAGATAGTTCGGAGTAAAAAATTCTTCCAGTTTTAATTCACTCGTCAGAAATCCGATCTTTTTCCGAACACCGTTCGGATCTGTCACAATACTGCTTCCGTCAATCAGAGCATCACCTTTATCCGGTTTGATCAGCGTTGCTAACATGCGAAGCGTTGTTGTCTTTCCCGCTCCATTGGGCCCTAATAATCCAAAAACTTCCCCCCTGTAAGTACAAAAGGAAAGATCATCCACCGCAACCTTAACTTTTTCCGTTGTCTTTTCTAATTTCTGCTGTTTTTTTGACAAGTGAAATGTCTTGGATAATCCACTGACTGTCAATAACTCTTCCATAACCCTCTCCATTAAAAATTTCTATATCATGATCGTGATCTACACTCGCTTCGCTCGGCAGTCTTATTATATCGTTCCGTCATCCATACTGTCTTCAATATCATCATAGATATCATCGTAAATATGATCATAGATGTCATTATAGCTGCTATAAGATCCAAGTCCTGTAAAAAAAATCAGGATATACAGAATAATCGATGCTGCAAAACCGATTCCACCTGTGATCAAACCAACGATCGCCATTCCTTTTTTGTTTCCTTTTACAAGCTGTATGATACCAAAAATAATCGCAAGAATACCGGTGATCCAGCTGATACAGGTACAGAACAG
This window encodes:
- a CDS encoding response regulator transcription factor, coding for MYKVLLVDDEPIIVEGLSRSIPWERWNCRVVATANDGTERKNLIEKERPDIVFMDICMPEMNGLQMIAALNSQFPDLEVSVLTGYRDFEYAKEAIRLGVTRFLLKPSNMDELEEAIECMCANLNLAHFSRVFKKQVGVSANEYRNQVLGK
- a CDS encoding polysaccharide deacetylase family protein; amino-acid sequence: MKVYVCFPEGKAKALTMSYDDGKIQDERLVSIFNRYGIRGTFNLNYGMIDKEGLIPPRIKSSRINELYAGHEIATHTMTHPTIARCPMTEVAEEILADRKGLEQITGRIIRGHAYPNGSYNEEIKQLFRQLGIAYARVVEPAADFTLPTDPLEWHPTCHHDAPDLMEKAEFFAEFKKKQYLKLMYVWGHSYEFDNHDNWNVIEDFCAYMGGRNDIWYATNIEIIDYMDAARRLIFSADCRRVYNPNAISVWLEIDGDTVIEVKGGTCLEI
- a CDS encoding VanZ family protein — translated: MNSMDVNNAMDDRKKRRRLIAGVLFTVYFAVLFYFLFFSEKMGRTYSERAYHYNLVPLKEIMRFIRYRKVLGTYAVVLNLVGNIIAFMPFGTFLPIYYERCRKLRYTVLYSFELSLVVEILQLVFKVGSLDVDDLILNTIGGLFGFLVYELVKQFIRKTTERKKHDD
- the pyrE gene encoding orotate phosphoribosyltransferase, yielding MEQYKQEFIEFMVESDVLKFGEFTLKSGRKSPFFMNAGAYVTGSQLMRLGEYYAKAIHEKYGDDFDVLFGPAYKGIPISVVTAVAFSKLYGKEVRYCSDRKEEKDHGADKGSFLGSSLKDGDRVVMIEDVTTSGKSMEETVPKVRGAANVEIVGLMVSLNRMEMGLGGKMSALDEIRETYGFPTNAIVTMEEVVEHLYNKECQGKIVINDEIKKAIDAYYEQYGCK
- a CDS encoding RNA polymerase sigma factor, which codes for MGQFLEDEKIIELYWVRDQRAITCSQQKYGAYCHKIAQNVLHNESDCEECMNDTWFRAWNSMPTERPGILQAFLGAITRNLSLDRYRKNHSKKRGEGEISYIYEEMQDCISGENMELHVENMELAEMINRFLAGMKTENRRIFVRRYWYFDSIAEIAKRFSVSESKVKSSLMRSRESLRKCLAQEGIEV
- a CDS encoding serpin family protein — its product is MKKRAKKIVALFLTAGILLSGTAACSNVEGMHLSGSTRELNVTKEDTGKSGDNVQMLPSDEKSDKIFADSYADFAIKAFQNSYEAGKNTMISPYSVINALAMTANGASGETLEQMESVLCGTADCSLDLLNRELQRLQSSMPKEKNNHLYTANSIWYKDSDENFVPADDFLKLNAEFYQADIFASAFDKKTTKDINRWIDRRTDGMIKDIMDQIPPYAIMYLVNAVAFEGEWKDPYEKEQVHDADFYDIDGNHSTVSMMYSEEYSFLKEEHAVGFIKPYKEGFDFVALLPDENMDIRDYISQMNGETFLKTIAQANDTIVQTGMPKFKAETQKELAEVLDRMGMHDAFDEKLADFSQMGNCKNGDNLYISRVLHRTKIEVNELGTKAGAATVVEVETMGCLEAVENVVLDRPFVYAIIDRENGIPVFIGAADAL
- a CDS encoding polysaccharide deacetylase family protein translates to MREVHNKKIHSYPKDVLIAAVIFAAAVCQWGGNHGKAAETVSFAALEDIAEKKVAITFDDGPNPDYTEELLTGLKERGVNATFFLLGKEVEKYPEIVKDISDGGHLIGTHSYEHVNLSNLSDAAAIEQVDKTNAAIYDITGKYPEYIRPPYGCWKCNLDYETKMIEVLWDVDPKDWATDNSGVIAKRVIDKVGENDIILLHDASESSVKAAFAIIDELGKEGYTFVTVEEILME
- a CDS encoding ABC transporter permease is translated as MSKKMIAIMKKEFARFFGDKRLVFTTILMPGLMIYILYTLLGQGIMKQFAASEDYVYQIYTVDLPEAFSYLKTESDLEVTEITVEKESDVLEKIEAEEADLLMVFQSDFDAAVAAYDPLDTTQAAPDINMYYNSVSTESSTIYNQMYQVFDDYESSLANKFDINAEEGVKYDVATEKDTSAQLFSMLLPMLLMSFLFSGCMAVAPESIVGEKERGTIATLLVTPMKRSELAVGKVLSLSVIGLLGGVSSFIGTMLALPNLMGGAALEDDSMTGAMSAAVYSGTDYVLLLFVILSTVLVIIGAISLMSGLAKSVKEAGTMVSPLMIVVMLIGVSTMFGDGAPKEVYWYLIPFYNSVQCMNGIFSFDLVPVNFVVTIVANLLYALVMTAGLAKIFDSEKIMYS
- a CDS encoding ABC transporter ATP-binding protein, producing MEELLTVSGLSKTFHLSKKQQKLEKTTEKVKVAVDDLSFCTYRGEVFGLLGPNGAGKTTTLRMLATLIKPDKGDALIDGSSIVTDPNGVRKKIGFLTSELKLEEFFTPNYLFDFFSELYGVDQAERDERKRILFQKFGVDEFAEVKVANLSTGMKQKVSLIISLVHDPQIIIFDEPTNGLDVITAKVVTDFLQELKAEGKTIIVSTHIFSLIEKICDRVGIIINGKMVLCDTLSHVTAEMPLEDKFFEIYRETAGEIV